The genomic segment CGCACGGCAGAAAGCGTCCGCGCGAGGCTGCGGCCGGTGATGCCCTCCATGCGCCGTCGGGCGAGGAAGGCGCGCACATCCGCCGGGCTAAGCGCAGCGAGGTCGCTAAGACGTGCAGGTCCGCCCAGATGTCCCCGTAGGAATTCGAGGAATTGCCGCAGATCGCGTGCATAGGCGGCGCGCGTTGTTTTGGGCGCGCGGCGCTCGTCGCTCAGATAGGCAAGCCATTGATCCGCCATCCGCGCGGCGTCGGTCGCCGCCATGACGAACGCGCTCTGCCGCTCTTCTCCCATCCGCTCGTGCTCCTTCGATGCCGCCCACCATTGTGACGCGCGAAGGTTGACGAGACGATACCACGGTCGAGAGGATGCTCCTAAGTGATCGACTGGCCGGTCTTGTTCCAGTCGGCCATGAAGGTGGCGATCCCCTTGTCGGTGAGCGGGTGGTTGACCAGACCCTTGATGATGGAAGGCGGGATGGTCGCGACGTCCGCGCCGGCAAGTGCCGCGAGCTTCACCTGATTCGGAGAGCGGATCGAAGCGGCCAGGATCTCCGTCTTCAGCACCTCATAATTGTCGTAGATGGCGCGGATCTCGCCGATCAGCTCCATGCCGTCGAGGCCGATATCGTCGAGCCGGCCGATGAAAGGCGACACGAAGCTGGCGCCGGCCTTGGCGGCAAGCAGCGCCTGGTTGGCCGAAAAGCACAAGGTGAC from the Hyphomicrobiales bacterium genome contains:
- the fsa gene encoding fructose-6-phosphate aldolase, encoding MKFFADTADVDEIRDLAETGLIDGVTTNPSLVAKTGRDFKKTIREICALVDGPVSAEVAATDADGMIEEGRELAKIADNVAIKVPLTWDGLKACRTLTQAGTKVNVTLCFSANQALLAAKAGASFVSPFIGRLDDIGLDGMELIGEIRAIYDNYEVLKTEILAASIRSPNQVKLAALAGADVATIPPSIIKGLVNHPLTDKGIATFMADWNKTGQSIT